Genomic segment of Gloeocapsa sp. PCC 7428:
TAAGTGCAGCTAATTTAAACAAATCTGAACTCATTGACGCTAATCTTCAACAAGTCGAACTTGTCGATGCTCAGTTAAGGGAAGCGCAACTTGCAGGAGCAGATTTAAGTTACGCTAATCTGATTGGAGCCGACCTCAAAGGCGCAGACGTAAGACGAGTTGACTTGAGTCACGCTAACTTAATTGCAACTGAGCTACGCAAAGCTAACCTAAGAGAGGCAGACCTCAGTGCAGCGGACTTAAGACGAGCGAATTTCAGTTATGCTAACTTGATGGCAGCTAATTTGAATCATGCAAACTTGAGTCATGCCAACCTTCACGAAGCTGAGCTAATTGGCGCTCATTTGTATATGGCTGAGCTTGTGCAAGTAAATCTCAGTGAAGCGCATCTCACTGGTGCTTATCTTTTCGGTGCCAACCTCAGTGGAGCAAATCTTTTCAAGGCTGACTTCCGGTGGACGAATCTCAGTAAAGCTAATTTTACGGGCGCTGACCTAAGCCAAGCTAATTTTACGGGCGCGAACTTAAGTAAGGCTAATTTTACGGGCGCTATGCTTAACGAAGTTGACTTTACAGGAGCTAACTTGAGCAAAGCGAACTTTTAAGATGTAATTATGCGTAATAGTGACATTGGTATAGATTCGGCGATGATGGCAAGCTGCGATCGCCTAGAGGAAACTTAATACAAGGAAAGTATGGAGAATAGGGAACTCGAATCCCTGACCTCTGCGGTGCGATCGCAGCGCTCTACCAGCTGAGCTAATTCCCCTAATGCTTCACTATTTTAGCATCTCATAACACCGCTGTTTTCATCGCTATGCGCACATATGTAGTATATCTAGGTCATGCACCGTCAGGATCGTGATTACACTATGCAGAAAAAATACACTGTGAAAACAAAAAGAAAATAGTGACTCTCACATAAACCTTGCTTTTTTTGCTCTGAGACACATTCCCAGCACAACTTCAGCCGCAAGGCGACCTGTCTGAGCCGCGCCATTCATATATCCATAGAACTCGTCGCTTAAATGCTCACCAGCAAAAACCAAATTCCCGACGTTGACATCTTGGCGCTCTTCTGGGTTGTCCGATTCGATATAGAAAAAATCTGCAAAGTCTGTTAGTTGTCCTGGCTTAAAACTAGTGTAAGAGCCTTTAGTAAAAGGGTCTTGAGTCCATTGAGTACGCAAAAATCTTTCATTTGCAACTCTCTTGACACTTGGGATAATATTCTCAAATTGGTTTGCAAACTTCTTGCCTTGTGACTTAGTACTACCAGATTGTAGCGTCGTAACTTCGTTACCACCAAAGTAGAAAGTCAGCGCTCCATTTTTTCTGTCTACTTGTCGCTGCGTTTCATCCCACGCAGCGGAGAATCCGAGATCTGTCCAGGCTTCCTTAATAAACCCTTTTTCTCGACGCCACACTTTCTTGTTGAATCCAGCGTATAGCTTTTCATTCGCACCAAGATCGACTTCGTTAATAAAACGCCGCAACTGCTTTGGCAAGTCTACTCGAATTTTAACGTCACGCAGAACAGTAAAAGGAATCGCAATAATGACATAATCTGCATCAACTTCATAATTACCAGAAAAGGTCAAGTGAAAGCCCCTCCCCCGTGACTCAATCTGCATCAAACGCATACCAGAGAAAATTTGTCCTGATAGCGCCTGCGCTAAACTGTCGATTATCCTACCGCTACCACCCTCAACAACAAAAGTTTCATCAGAATTCCCCAATATTTCTACTTTGTTTCCATCGACTGTAGGAAGGTTGAATAGTAGTTGCAGTGCTGAAGACTTGTCAGGTTCGACACCGTACTCGGTGCGAATTGTATTTTCAACCAGTACTCGAATAAACTGCTCTGAAATCTTATCAGCGTGTTTGTCTAGATACTTAGCAACGGATATGCGATCGAATTTTGGTGCAAACTGCTCGTAGTCTTCATCTAGCAAGTCAGCATCGCGAGAAATTTGCCGCGCGAGTGGACGCAATTTAGTTGCAACTTCGGCTTCAGAACGCAGCCTACCATTAAAATAATAACCTGTTTCGGGAAAGGGGAATCGCTGTGCATCTTCAGTGCGATTGAAGAGACTTAGACCAAATTCTTTGACTAACTCTAATATATCTACATGATCTGTATTGATAAAGTGAGCACCTAGATCAATCACTAGACCTTCACCCACAACACCCGTAACTGACAGTACGCGTCCTCCTAAGCGCTGTCTAGCTTCATAAACAGAAGCTGTTAAACCAGCCTTTTTTAACTGGTATGCAGCATTTAATCCAGCAATTCCACCTCCAATAATCGCAATTTTAGGGTTTTGGCGATCGCGGCTCCAAGCTTTCTCTGAATGAGGTAACGCGTTGGTTGCAAGTGCGCTTCCTGAAGCCAGCGCTACTAATTTGAGCAATCGTCTTCGCGTCCATGAAACTCGCTGTTTTGTTAATGGTGGAGATTTGCCTTCAGCTTTGAGGTTCTCCCGTTGCGCCTGCTGTAGAATTCGGATGAATTGGCGAAACTGCGGTGTACGCGCCATAATATCTCCTTAATGCTTAAAATTGGGAAAAGCCAATCTGATAATGTAGTTTTATTAAGCACTGCACCCACGTAATACCGTTTCACTTTGAGGTTGATTCAAATAGAAAGCCTCATGAATGTAGGAGAAGTTATTTGTAACTCTCTTTGAGTGAAATAGTACTATAACTGTCGAGGTAAGATTATCATTTAGTCGAATTCATAAGCATTATTTCATGCTTCCACCAACACTGATATATCTTAGTAGATGGTCAGTTAATTTTTATTTGGCAATTGCGCTAGCGTCTCAATCGCTTGATTCCTGGTATAGTAGACTGGCGCGGTTTATCCCAAAGCCTGCTTCTGCTGGCGATCGCTTAGCGCTCATCGCTGAATATTCTAGACAATTGCTAGTACAAACGTCTAAATTCAATGTAATAATTACCCAATAAACTGAAAGTAATAGTAACTAAAATGAATCTTTAAAAACTAATCAGAGAGAAAGATGATGCTAAGTGAATCTCAATTGGTTACTTGTTTATTTATGATTACAATATTACTTTTTATTCCTGCAAGGATAGAGGCACAAACGCATCAAATTCACGAAAATAGCTTAGCAGAAACAATATTAAACCCTTCTGAGCCAAATATTATTTTGCCTGAAATAAAGCCCGATCTCCGCACGCCAGTACTACCAGCAAATTTATTTAAACCTGTTCAACAACTACCATCTTGGCAATTGCATCAGGATTGGATGCTACCACAACCACCAAGAATTATCTATACATATCCACCAAGACGAGACTTAGGTAGTAGTAATCATTAGCTCTTAATTCAGTTAAAAATTTATATATTTAGTAATAAGTGTTTGGTGCGATCGCTATCGACAACCTCTAATTCATAAATTTCTGAATATTTTCGTCTATCACCATCTAAGCTACATATTGATTTCGATGCGTATAAACTTGTTGTACGTACTCTAAGTCTAAATCAGACAAGTAATCTACTGCCCAGTTAGCTTGGCGTTGTAGCATATGAAATGGATAAGTATTTGCAACTCCAACTACAGGAATTTTGGCGCGTTTGGCTGCGGTAATTCCGGCTGGAGTATCTTCAATCGCAAGGCATTCTGCTGGTTGTAAGTTTAAGCTAGGTTCGATCTCGTTCAGTCTTTCTACGGCGAGAAGATAACCATCAGGTTCAGGTTTACTCGTGGTGATATCATCACCAGCGACGATCGCACAAAAGTATTCAGCTAAACCAAGGCGCTGTAACACGAGTTCGACTTCCGAACGTAATGCACCACTCACCACTGCTAATTTAAGATTGCGCGATCGCACTTGAAAAATTAAATCCTCTAAACCTGGGTAAGTCGGTAACTTCTCAAGTTTTGCTAATTCTTGTTGATATGCTTCGGCTTTGCGTTTAATAATTTGCGTCAAATAGTCTTCACTCACAACTCGACCGCGACGCTGCAACAATTCGCGGATACACGCGCGATCGCTGCGTCCCAAACAAACTTGGCGGAACTCTCCTGACTTGGGACGCAGATTTTCGGCAATTAAAACTTGGTCAATTAGTTGCTGGTGAATTGGTTCATCGTTAATTATTACGCCATTGAAATCAAACAAAACTGCTTTTAATGTCATACGTTACTGCCTCAATTAAGCCGGAGAAGGTATCCAACCTTCAAGTGGAATGACTTCCTCGGTAGACTCGCCAACTCCTGAATTGTGTATTAACGGCTTCACCCCACGAGTGACTTGATGAATCAACCATAAATCTGTTGTCTGCACAGCCGCGAACCCTGCTGCAACCATACTTGCATCAACACTTTCTGCTGCAAAGTCACGGATGTACGGTTCTTCAAATACGTTATTTAGCCAGTCAAGTTGGCGTAGCGTTTTTTGATTGCCGTCTAAAATTAATACTTCACCACCAACGCTCAGTAAACGAAAACTTTCTTGCAAAATAGATTGAGCAACTGCGGGCGGTGTTTCGTGAAATAATAAAGAAGCCGTCACCACATCAAAACTAGCATCAGGAAAACCTGTATGCTCTGCATTACCATGACGCCATTGGATATCTAGATGAGCAGCTTGTGCCTTACGTTCCGCCATCACTAGCATATACGGCGACAAATCTAAACCAATCACCTCAGCCGCAGGAAACGCCTGTTTGAGCATTAATGTTGTTGATCCTGTACCGCAGCCTAAATCAAGAATTCGACGGGGCTGACTTTGAATTGTCTCAATTAATTCTTGCCGTACGAGTGTTTCATTAGGTAATAACACGTACTGTGTAATTGGATCGTACGATACTGCCGCACCAGGATTGAGATACCCTTGCTTAATACCGTGAAAGTTTTGACTGCTGTAGTATAAAGGTGTTTCTACATCCGCCTGCTGGAATCTTGTCGCTTCTTGCTGCCAATCAATACTCTCGTAAAGTTGCTGTAGTTCTTTTTCATTGATAAAGAAACGCACAACAGGTGCGAGAAAACGTTCCCAAATGGTATCTTGACTCGACATAGGAGTTGCTCTAAGTAGGCGTGGATGGCGATCGCTTCAAGGTTAATCCCTTTGCTTTACAAATTGTAATATATCTGCAAAGAATTGGGAGTATTTTGCTGTATTTTTTGTACTCATCAAAGTATGAGTCTGAAGTTTTAACAGTAAGAAATCATCGGTTAAATTGTTGAACGCATCCATAAAAATAATATTATCTTTCCTTTGAGGGATGCTATCAGTTTATGAGTCTCTCAGTTGATAAAGTTAATAGCAATACTAAGTTAAATTAAAATAGAAAATTACAAATATTCTAATTATTTAGTTAGACAATAAGTTTATTATTAACTCCTTGGAGCGTATCATGCTACATCGCCAGGAATCAGCCGGACTTGTTGTCATCACTCAACCTACACATTCTTGGGTCGCGGGTTGCATAGCAAGAGTATGGGGAAATGAACAATTCGGCTTATTTGCGCCTAGAGAAGAAGTTTGTCTTGGTGCTGAACAGCATGATATCGGCTGGGTAGTGTGGGAAACTGCACCCACGTTAAATGCTAAAACAGGCTACCCATACAACTTTATGGAATTACCAACAGCAACACATACAAACATTTGGTCAGGTGCAAAACACCTAGCGTTACCGTTTGGAAGATATGCAACACTCCTCGTCTCACTTCATGGTACAGGATTATTTGAGCGCTTCCGTCGTTGGCAAGAGTCTCCTGAATCTTCTCGGTTAGTCAAAGCCTACTTAGACCAAGAATATACTTTTCAAGAACAGTTAATCGCTAATTTAGAGAATGATTCGTATTATGCAGCGTATGCTACTCCAGAAATTATTCAACATAATCGTTCTCTAGTAGCTGCCTGGGATACACTTTCGTTAGCGTTGTGTATGGGGCTAGATGAATCAAGGCAATTTCATCACATTCCTACAGCGTTAGGTGAAATTACACTAACTTTAACTCCTGTAGGCAATGACATCATAAAAGTCTCTCCTTGGGTGTTTCATCAAGATAAAGTAACACTTGTTTATGAAGGGCGGCTGCTGCAAGACAAATTTACAGATGAAATCTTAATGCGTCAGGCATTAAATAATGCAAAATGGGTAAGTATTTCTAATACATTAATTCCAGGTTGATCGTCTGAGTAGACTTGATCGCTTGTATGGTCTATAAACATATTACTCAGTTGGCTAATAGCAAGAGTAAAGAATAATACTCGAATAGAAACGCTATATAAACAATACGTTTAAAGAATAATAGCTCTAATTTTTATTTAGGGTGAAATACTTACTGATTTAGCAATTGCTATTTTCAGTAATTTCTCAGTAGTATTCACCATGATAGATGAGCTAAAACATAATATCAGTTGAAGGTATTTAGTATAATGAATTACAAAATGGTAGATAATTGCAATATAGCAAAACTCAAACTCTTTATAGCTAGCGGCTTAGCATTCTTTTTTGTTGCTGCCCTACCGCAAAAAATACTAGCTGAAAACAGTATAAATACAGAAAAAATAGCAGACATCGAAGCAGGCGATCGCTTACAACTAATACAAAATAAAAGTTTTCCCAACAACTGGAGATTACAAAACTTTCAAACTTATAAATTCGAGACAGGGACAGCAAATTTTACAAATCAGATTATTCATAAAAACGTATCGACGACACTAGACACAAACAAATTAGCAAATTTTAATTACAACGATGTAAATGAACATAAGCAGGATACACTTAACAGCAACTCTCAACAAATAGAATTTTCTCAGAATGCAGCAGATTTATTAGCAGAAAGTAGTTTGGAAAAGCAGCTATTAGTAAGTGAAGTTGATTTAGAAACACTCTGTCGTACCTTTCCACTGAATTCACGTTGTGTTAATTATCAATCAACGGTCGAACACCAAAGTCAACAACAGCTACCGCAATCAGAAAGGGAAAGCTTGGAAACACGCCTATTAGAAAGATTAGCGCTTGCACCAGAAAATCCTACACGCAGCGGTTTTGCTCTTGCGGCTAAAGCGAGTAATTTAGGCGTTGGTGTTGAAGGAATTGGGGCGATTTCGCCTAATTTTAATGGCAGAATAGGATTCAATTACTTAGGATTTAGTGGTGAATTTATACAAAATGATATTGAGTACGACGGTGATGTGCAACTATTAAACGCGACTGGAATGCTTGATTGGTTTCCTTCAAGTAGCAGTGGTTTTCGGATTACTGGCGGCTTAGTATATCAAAATAATCGAGTGGATGCGATCGCGCGCTCGACTGAGATACTAGAAGTTGGGGGTTTTGAATTTCCGCTAGCAGATGCTGGTCAACTCGAAGGTTCGCTAACATTTCCTAATACCATAGCGCCTTATATCGGCATTGGCTACGGTAATCCGGTGAGACAGGGTAGCGCTTTTAGCTTTAATATCGATTTAGGCGTTTTATTCGCAGGTTCGCCGCAAGCTGATTTGCAAGCCACAGGTCCTGGTGTAGATATTGTCACAGAAATTCCAGTATTGAATAACTTGTTAGAAGAGGCGATCGCACAAGAAGAACAGCAAATAGAAGATAACGTAAGCTGGCTTGGCGTATATCCAGTGGTTTCGATTGGAGTTTCCTACCAGTTTTGATAACGCACGACCAGCTTGTAAAGAAGAAAGTCTAACGAAAGTTAGAAGATAACTTCCATATCGATTGACAACATAAAAGCATCTTTTCCTAGGAAAGACGATCGCGCACTTTGGTGAGATTAGTGTGTCGATTCATGCTGTTCCTGCTGTCATAAAGTTTATCTTTCGGCAGTTTGAAATCGAGGAACAGAGCAATTCAGTAGGGGATAAAGCAATGCAATACGAATGGTTAAGCTGGTCTGGAAATATTCGATTTACTCCAGCACGCATTGAAGAACCAGAAAATGAGGAGCAAGTTATCGCGTTGGTACAACAGGCGATCGCAGAAAATCGTCATATTCGTACCGTTGGTTCGAGTCACTCTTGCTCATCCATCTTCAAAACCGATGATATCCTTGTTTCTACAGAGAAGTTGCAGGGCGTTGATGCGACACGGCGGCTAAAACCGCAACCGTCAAAGCAGGAACGAAAATTCATCGCTCAGCAAGAACCAAACTATTCCAAGTCCTCACGAGTGGGGGATTGAGGGGGCTGTAAGTCATATTGATGTCACCCTTGTTCACACCCAAACAACGTGCGATCGCTCTTGCAAAACCTGAGCATAAACATTCTGAGTTTGCTGTGATAATTTATACCAGTTAAATCGCCGCTCTAAGTCTTCGTAAGCATTATCAATCAGCCACTGTTTGTAACCAGGGTTTTTTAGAACCTCTAAAATTCCCCAAGCAAGTGAATCTGCATTATTCGTCCAAGTGACAATCCCTGTTTTGGTGTGCTGAACGACTTCGGGTAAACCACCTGTATTAGAAACGACAACCGGAACACGCGCTGCAAAGCTTTCGAGCGCCACAATGCCAAAAGGCTCATAGAGGCTGGGAAATACGGCACAGTCTGCGATCGTCTGAAATTTATCGAGTGGTTCATCACTCATAAAACCTGTGAAGTAGCACTTATCCCAGATGCCCAAATCCCAGGCTTGGCGCTTCAAGTGGTCAACATTACCACCACCAATCATGACAAACTTAACACGACCGCCCATTTCCCACAATACTTTGGGAGCCGCATTCAGTAAAACTGACACGCCTTTTTCGTAAGTCATGCGACCTACATAGTAAACGATACTTTCACCATCTTCGGCAAACTGGCGGCGAAAGTTGATCGCATCAAAATCTTGACGACGCTTTTTCTCAGGGCGAATACCGTTATAAATAACATTGATTTTGTTCCAGGGAGTTTGTAGCGCCCATTCAACTTCTCGACGCATATAGTCGGTACACACAATCACTCGCCAAGCGTTGTAAGCTAATAGCTTTTCTTTACCGTCGATATACTGCTGAATATCGTTGTGAATACCGTTATGACGACCGTGTTCGGTTGCATGAATTGTGGCTATTAAGGGAACTTTGAAGTTATGCTTGAGCGCGATCGCTGCATCTCCCACTAACCAGTCATGCGCGTGGATAATATCAAAAGGACCGTCTTCGAGCATCAACTTTGCGCCGTGACGCCCCATACTTTCGTTAAAATTGACAACCCAGTGAAAAAAGTCGTTGGCTGGTGCTACAGGTACGCGATGTACGTGAATTCCGTCTACAACTTCGTATAAAGGAGCTTGCCCAAATTCTACTGTCATCAAATGAATTTCATGCCCTAGCTTGACGAGTTCTGGATACAACTCCGCTACATGGCGGGCAATTCCCCCAACAATTCGAGGTGGAAACTCCCAGGTCAAAACGAGAATTTTCATCTACCTCAATCCCACCAGTTTATTATTTCAAGATATATACAACTATCTAAAGACATATATCTATAAATTTAATTCGTGGAATTACGGAAATCTTAATGTATCTTAACAGTATAGTAATGTATTAGCTCTGAAAAATGTTAAGATTCTCGTACTTAATGGTAATTGGTAGTTAGTTGTCAGATTTCGCAATTATCGCGTTCCCCAATACCAATTTATTTGATGAATTGTGCGATCGCTTGCACTAACTTTTCTGGTTCGACAGGCTTGGCAAGATGATTCTGAAATCCAGCGGCGAGTGCTTGTTGTTGGTCATACTCTCCGGCGTAGGCGGTAAGTGCAATTGCGGGTACGCGCGATCGCTGTCTAATTTGTCGCATCAGCATATAGCCGTCAACATCTGGCATACCAATATCGCTAATTAAGATATCCGGCTGGAACGAATTGAGCAGCAGCAATGCCTCAGCGGCGGATGCAGCAACGCAAACTTCGGCTCCATACTGTTCTAAGATTGCTAGCACCAACTCTTGCATATCAACTTCATCGTCTACGACGAGAACGCGCACGCCTTGCAATTGTAAGATACACGAGGAACGAATCGCATCGGACTCATTCACTTCTTGAGCCGTTTGTAGCAAGGGTAATTGCACGGTAAAAGTTGCCCCTTGTCCTTCTCCTAAGCTTTCTGCTTTGACAGAACCGCCGTGCAACTCGGTAATTTGACGAACGATCGCAAGTCCTAAACCCAACCCACCAAACTTACGCGTTGTTGTACCATCCTCTTGGCGGAAGTATTCAAACACATACGGTAAAAAATCAGGATGAATGCCTTTGCCAGTATCCTTAACTTGAATTTGCGCGTGAGTGCCAACCTGTTGCAATTGAACTTCAATGCATCCGCCTGTAGGAGTAAACTTAACCGCATTCGATAATAAATTCCACACAATTTGTTGCAAGCGACTACTATCACCAGCGACAAGTATCTCTGAGGAAAATTCTTTCTGAATGCGGATATCTTTCGCTGCTGCTGCTACTCGTACAGTTTCTAACGCCGCGTCAATGACACTCACTAAGTTCACAGAAGTCACATTAAGAACCATTTTGCCGCGTAAAATTCGCGAGACATCAAGCAAGTCTTCAATCAGTTGCGTTTGTAACTTGGCATTGCGCTCAATCGTGGCTAAAGCTTTAGCGGTGGCTTGTTCGTCAAATTTACGTGATTGTAACAGTTTAACCCAACCCAAGATCGGGTTAAGCGGCGATCGCAATTCGTGCGATAGCACTGCCAAAAATTCATCTTTAATGCGATTTGCGGTTTCGGCTGATTCGCGGGCGGCTTGTTCTCGTGCTAACAGGTATTCGCGTTCTTGTTCAACTTGCTTGCGTTCGGTAATATCTTGTGCAACTCCCGCAACTCGATAGGGTTCTCCGTTGTCGTCGTCAATCACAAAGCCGCGATCGCTTACCCAACAAATCGAACCATCAGGACGCACAACACGATATTCTTGCTCAAAATAGCCATTTTGCAAACATTGTGCCGCTGCATTTTTCACTTGCGGTCGATCTTCAGGATGAATCGTTTCAATCCATTGCTGAGGATCTTGATAAATACTTTCGCGATCGCGTCCCCAAATGCGTTCATACGCAGGACTAATATAGAGATGTCGATTCTCCTGTATGTTCCATAGCCAAAAGACATCATGAATCGTCTCTGCCATTTGGCGAAATCGCACTTCGCTTTCACGTAATGCGGCTTCGGCTTGTTTGCGATCTGTAATCTCGGTAGTGAAAATAGAAACGCCGTTTGCAGAAGGATAAACTCGATTCTCAAACCAACGCTGCCATTTTGGATAATAAAATTCAAACTGGACAGGAGTTTGCTCAGTGACAGCGCGTTGCAGTTCGGCGTGAAACTGTGTATCAACTAAATCTGGAAAGACATCCCAAAGCGTTTTTCCCATGAAATCTTCCCAACACATTCCAGAAGTTTCTAGAGTGCGGCGATTGACATATGTATAGTACCAATCGCGATCAAACGTCATGAAAACATCGTTGATGCTTGCCAAAACTGTTTCTAGATTTTCGCTAGCAGTTTCCGCCGCAACGCGTAACTCATGCTCGCGCTGGGCTGCTTCCCGCCGCAACTGTGCCATACTCAAGTTAGCTTCAACTCGTGCTAATAATTCGCGCGCCGAAAATGGTTTCGTAAGATAATCATCGGCTCCTGCTGCTAAACCTTCAACCCGCGACTCTTCCCCAGCTTGCGCCGATAGCAGAATAATCGGAATTTCTCTTGTTTGCGGATTAGCTCGTAACGCCTGCAATAACTCCAATCCATCCATTTTGGGCATCATGACATCAGTCAGCACCAAATCCGGCGGGTTTTGTTTGATAGCATTAAGCGCAACGATTCCATCAGGCACAGTTTCCACTGTATATCGCTGACTCAGCAATCGCTTGACATAATTGCGCATATCTGCATTGTCATCAGCAAGTAAAATTCGAGGAGAAGAACCAGAACAAAGCAAGTCTTGATTCTCTCCTGCACCTCTACTCCTCTGCTCACGCCAGTCACTACAACGGAGGGAGGAAGCTCCGCACCGCACTGGCTCCTCTGCTTCTTCTGGTAGCCAGCGTAACGCCTCTTCTACATACGAAGCGACTCCTAAGGCTGTTAATGTTTGCGATACACCGATGCGGTCTTGAGGTAGATGAGCGCTTCCAGTCGGAATTGATACAGTAAAGCAACTACCTTGTCCTAGCGTACTGTTAACTGCGACTGTCCCACCGTGTAGCTTAACTAATTCTTGTACGAGTGATAATCCAATGCCTGAGCCTTCGTAACTACGTCCTTGTGCTTCTTTGACGCGATGAAACCGTTCAAACAAATGCGGAATTTCTGCGGGGGGAATACCAATACCCGTGTCTCGCACAGCTAGCTCAATATAATTTGGCATTTTGCATTTTAGCGAGACTTCAATTTCCCCGTTAAAAGTGAACTTAAAAGCATTAGAAAGCAAGTTTAAAACAATCTTTTCCCACATTTGCGGATCGACATACACCGGTTCAGACAGCGGCGGACAATCAACAACTAAACGCATTCCGGCGCGTTCTACCGCAGCGCGGAACGTGCTTGCTAATTCGGTGGTAAGCTGGGCAAGGTCTGTAGGTTCGTACATCGCTTGCGTCCGTCCAGCTTCAATCCGCGAAAAATCTAGCAGCGTATTGACTAACTTGAGCAAGCGTAGCGAGTTACGATGTGCTATTTCGACTTGTTGGAACTTGTCTTGAGATAACCCCGCAGAATCAGCAAGGATCTCTTCCAACGAACCTAGCATCAGCGTCAGTGGCGTACGAAATTCATGACTAATGTTGCTAAAAAACGCTGTGCGA
This window contains:
- a CDS encoding ATP-binding protein; protein product: MALESRFLPDEAHSLSQMEMLNADYYKRYLEVVCNNATLAIFIMDDRQQCVYMNPAAEKLTGFSLDEVRGRALHDIIHHTRPDGSHYPLEECPIDRAFPQNNQEQGEEVFVHKNGSFYPVAYTASPIREGSGIVGTIVEVRDITQEKLDEKARQELEQARTAFFSNISHEFRTPLTLMLGSLEEILADSAGLSQDKFQQVEIAHRNSLRLLKLVNTLLDFSRIEAGRTQAMYEPTDLAQLTTELASTFRAAVERAGMRLVVDCPPLSEPVYVDPQMWEKIVLNLLSNAFKFTFNGEIEVSLKCKMPNYIELAVRDTGIGIPPAEIPHLFERFHRVKEAQGRSYEGSGIGLSLVQELVKLHGGTVAVNSTLGQGSCFTVSIPTGSAHLPQDRIGVSQTLTALGVASYVEEALRWLPEEAEEPVRCGASSLRCSDWREQRSRGAGENQDLLCSGSSPRILLADDNADMRNYVKRLLSQRYTVETVPDGIVALNAIKQNPPDLVLTDVMMPKMDGLELLQALRANPQTREIPIILLSAQAGEESRVEGLAAGADDYLTKPFSARELLARVEANLSMAQLRREAAQREHELRVAAETASENLETVLASINDVFMTFDRDWYYTYVNRRTLETSGMCWEDFMGKTLWDVFPDLVDTQFHAELQRAVTEQTPVQFEFYYPKWQRWFENRVYPSANGVSIFTTEITDRKQAEAALRESEVRFRQMAETIHDVFWLWNIQENRHLYISPAYERIWGRDRESIYQDPQQWIETIHPEDRPQVKNAAAQCLQNGYFEQEYRVVRPDGSICWVSDRGFVIDDDNGEPYRVAGVAQDITERKQVEQEREYLLAREQAARESAETANRIKDEFLAVLSHELRSPLNPILGWVKLLQSRKFDEQATAKALATIERNAKLQTQLIEDLLDVSRILRGKMVLNVTSVNLVSVIDAALETVRVAAAAKDIRIQKEFSSEILVAGDSSRLQQIVWNLLSNAVKFTPTGGCIEVQLQQVGTHAQIQVKDTGKGIHPDFLPYVFEYFRQEDGTTTRKFGGLGLGLAIVRQITELHGGSVKAESLGEGQGATFTVQLPLLQTAQEVNESDAIRSSCILQLQGVRVLVVDDEVDMQELVLAILEQYGAEVCVAASAAEALLLLNSFQPDILISDIGMPDVDGYMLMRQIRQRSRVPAIALTAYAGEYDQQQALAAGFQNHLAKPVEPEKLVQAIAQFIK